In Desulfobulbaceae bacterium, one DNA window encodes the following:
- a CDS encoding diacylglycerol kinase: protein MRFAIRYDFSVAYKFVLSSIVLVIFFYFRQWVDFLMILAATGQVLIVEMLNSSIEALCDFVETHENMNIKVIKDIAAAAAGISILIWAIIFLVEVGRLWDYFQR from the coding sequence CTGCGTTTTGCCATCCGATATGACTTTAGCGTCGCTTACAAGTTTGTTCTATCGTCGATTGTCCTGGTGATCTTTTTTTATTTCAGGCAGTGGGTTGATTTTCTGATGATCCTGGCGGCCACCGGGCAGGTGCTGATTGTTGAAATGTTAAACAGTTCCATAGAGGCGCTGTGCGACTTTGTGGAGACCCATGAAAACATGAATATCAAAGTGATAAAGGACATAGCAGCCGCCGCTGCGGGCATCAGCATCCTTATCTGGGCGATTATCTTTTTGGTTGAGGTTGGCCGCTTGTGGGACTATTTTCAGAGGTAG